Proteins from a genomic interval of Limisphaerales bacterium:
- a CDS encoding DUF1080 domain-containing protein — protein sequence NAGKPGGEWNRYDITLVDRHVTVILNGQKIIDNQPIPGCTNGALQSDETVPGPLYLQGDHTAVSYRNIILRPVIR from the coding sequence AAAACGCAGGCAAGCCTGGCGGCGAATGGAACCGCTACGACATCACACTGGTCGATCGCCACGTCACCGTCATCCTGAACGGCCAAAAGATCATCGACAATCAACCCATCCCTGGCTGCACCAACGGCGCATTGCAGTCGGACGAAACGGTTCCCGGGCCGCTCTATCTCCAAGGCGATCACACCGCCGTCAGCTACCGCAATATCATCCTGCGACCGGTGATTCGCTAA